Within the Micrococcales bacterium genome, the region GGCGCGCGAGGACGACGTGCAGGTGACGTTGACGGAGACCGACGGCGCGGATGCTGTCCGGCTCGTCCGGGCGGGGGTGAAGTGATGCGCCACCTGCTGTCCACAGCAGATCTGAGCCTGGACGAGGGTTTGGCCATCCTCGACACCGCCCGGGAACTGGCGCAAGTGGCGGACCGCCCGGTCAAGAAGCTCCCCACCCTGCGCGGACGCACGGTGGTCAATCTCTTCTTCGAGGACTCCACGCGCACGCGGATCTCGTTCGAGGCCGCCGCCAAGCGACTGTCGGCCGACGTCATCAACTTCTCGGCGAAGGGATCGAGCCTGTCCAAAGGCGAATCGCTGAAGGACACCGCTCTGACGCTGCAGGCGATGGGCGCCGATGCGGTGGTCATCCGACACGGCGCGAGCGGTGCGGCCCACCGGCTGGCCACGAGTGGCTGGATCCGGGGCGCGGTGATCAACGCCGGTGACGGCACGCACGAGCACCCCACGCAGGCCCTGCTCGACGCCTACACGATGCGTGACCACCTGCGCGACAACACCGGCTCCCTCGACGGCCTCAACGTGGTGATCGTCGGCGATGTCCTGCACTCGCGGGTGGCCCGGTCCAACGTGTGGCTGCTCGACACCCTGGGGGCGAACGTGACGCTCGTTGCGCCACCGACCCTGCTACCGGTCGGGGTCGAGGGCTGGCCGTGCCGGGTGAGTTACGACCTCGACGCATCGCTGGGTGAGGCCGACGTCGTGATGATGCTGCGGGTCCAGATGGAGCGGATGAACGCCGCGTTCTTCCCCAGTGCGCGCGAGTACTCACGGCGCTACGGGCTCGACGTACCGCGGATGTCGCTGCTGCCCGATCACGCACTGGTGATGCACCCGGGGCCGATGAACCGCGGGATGGAGATCGCCGCCGATGTGGCGGACGCCGAGCGGTCGGTGATCCTCGACCAGGTCACCAATGGTGTACACGTCCGGATGGCCGTGCTGTACCTGCTGTTGGGAGGGCAAGACGCATGACGGTTCTTCGCAACGTCCGGCCGCTGGGTGGGGACGCCGTGGATGTCCGGATCGCCGACGGCGTGATCGCCGAGATCGGCGGCGGGTTGGATGACGGGGATGTGGTCGACGGCGCGGGCGCTGTGCTGCTGCCGGGTCTGGTGGATCTGCACACCCACCTGCGCGAGCCGGGCCGGGAGGACGCCGAGACGGTTGCCACCGGCACCCGGGCTGCTGCCGCCGGGGGGTTCACCGCTGTCCACGCCATGGCCAACACCGATCCCGTCGCCGACACCGCCGGGGTCGTGGAACAGGTGTGGCGCCTGGGCATGCAGGCCGGCTACGCCGACGTGCGGGCGGTGGGTGCGGTCACCGTGGGCCTGGCAGGGCAGCGCCTGGCCGAACTCGGCGCGATGGCCGACTCCGCGGCCGGTGTCCGCGTCTTCAGCGATGACGGGCACTGCGTGTCCGACGCTCTGCTGATGCGGCGGGCGCTGGAGTATGTCAAGGCCTTCGACGGGGTCATCGCCCAGCACGCCCAGGAGCCTCGGCTCACGGAGGGCGCCCAGATGCACGAGGGTCCCCTGTCCGGCGAACTCGGGTTGCGCGGCTGGCCGGCAGTCGCGGAGGAGGCGATCATCGCCCGTGACGTGCTGCTGGCCGAGCACGTCGGGTCGCGTCTGCACATCTGTCACGTCAGCACCTCGGGATCGGTGGAGATCCTGCGGTGGGCCAAGAGCCGGGGGATCACGGTGACCGCGGAAGTCACACCGCACCACCTGCTGCTCACCGACGACCTGGCCACCACCTACGACCCGATCTACAAGGTCAACCCACCGTTGCGGTCGCGCACCGATGTCGAGGCGGTGCGCCAGGCGCTCGCCGAGGGCATCATCGACATCGTCGCGACGGATCACGCGCCCCACGCGATGGAGGACAAGGAGTGCGAATGGGCCGCAGCCTCCTTCGGGATGCTGGGACTGCAGACCGCGCTGCCGGTCGTCAACGAGACGATGGTCCGCACCGGACTGCTGGACTGGGCCGAGGTGGCTGATCGGATGTCGTCGGTCCCGGCGCGGATCGGGCGGGTCGCTGGCCACGGCCGTCCCATCGAGGTCGGCGAACCGGCGAACCTCACTGTGTTCGATCCGGATGCTGAATGGGTCGTGTCCGCTTCCGACATGGTGAGCCGCAGCCGCAACACGCCGTACGCCGGGATGGTGCTGCACGGCAAGGTGCTGGGCACCTGGTTACGTGGCCGACCCACTGTGCGTGACGGCTCCGTCGTGGAGCACGAAGCAGCCCGATGAACTCCCTGCTGGCTGCCGAGTCGCAACAGGTCACCGAGTGGCCGCAGCGGCTGGGACTCACTGCGGTGGTCCTGGCGGTCACCGCCCTGGCGGTGTGGGGATGTGGCGCAGTTGGCGGCGCCGGGCCGCCGTCGACTTGCCCTTGCGGCCCGTTCCGGCCGGTTACGTCCCGGCACTGGAGGCCGGTGGCCGGTACGTCGGCACGGCACCGGCTGCCGACTGGATGCAGCGCGTCGTCGCTTCGGGGCTCGGGGCACCGGGCAATGCCACGGCGGATGTCGCCGAGCAAGGTGTCCGGCTGGAACGGATCGGGGAGCCGTCGGTGTTCATCGCAGCCGACCAGATCACCGACGTGAGTCTGGGCCGCGGGGTCGCTGGACAGGTTGCTGAGAAGGACGGCCTGGTGCTCTGGTACTGGTCGGCCGGGGACACCGACCTGCAGACCGGCTTCCGGCCCGACCATCCCGACGACGTCGTGTCGCTGTACGAGAAGAGCCGTGCGCTGTTCGTAGCCGAGGAGAACCGATGAGTTTCACCATCCCCATGCTCGCTGATGCGGACGCCCACGCCGACGAACCGGGGCTGCTGGTCCTGGAGGATGGCACGACGCATCGCGGCGAGGCGTTCGGCGCTCGCGGTGCCGTGTTCGGGGAGGCGGTGTTCGCCACCGGGATGACCGGCTACCAGGAGACCCTCACGGACCCCTCGTACCACCGGCAGGTGGTCATCATGACCGCCCCGCACGTGGGCAACACCGGCATGAACGAGGAGGATCCCGAGTCGGCGCGGATCTGGGCGGCGGGCTACGTCGTGCGCGACCTCAGCCCGGTCGCCAGCAACTGGCGAGCCACCGACACGT harbors:
- a CDS encoding aspartate carbamoyltransferase catalytic subunit; its protein translation is MMRHLLSTADLSLDEGLAILDTARELAQVADRPVKKLPTLRGRTVVNLFFEDSTRTRISFEAAAKRLSADVINFSAKGSSLSKGESLKDTALTLQAMGADAVVIRHGASGAAHRLATSGWIRGAVINAGDGTHEHPTQALLDAYTMRDHLRDNTGSLDGLNVVIVGDVLHSRVARSNVWLLDTLGANVTLVAPPTLLPVGVEGWPCRVSYDLDASLGEADVVMMLRVQMERMNAAFFPSAREYSRRYGLDVPRMSLLPDHALVMHPGPMNRGMEIAADVADAERSVILDQVTNGVHVRMAVLYLLLGGQDA
- a CDS encoding dihydroorotase, which produces MTVLRNVRPLGGDAVDVRIADGVIAEIGGGLDDGDVVDGAGAVLLPGLVDLHTHLREPGREDAETVATGTRAAAAGGFTAVHAMANTDPVADTAGVVEQVWRLGMQAGYADVRAVGAVTVGLAGQRLAELGAMADSAAGVRVFSDDGHCVSDALLMRRALEYVKAFDGVIAQHAQEPRLTEGAQMHEGPLSGELGLRGWPAVAEEAIIARDVLLAEHVGSRLHICHVSTSGSVEILRWAKSRGITVTAEVTPHHLLLTDDLATTYDPIYKVNPPLRSRTDVEAVRQALAEGIIDIVATDHAPHAMEDKECEWAAASFGMLGLQTALPVVNETMVRTGLLDWAEVADRMSSVPARIGRVAGHGRPIEVGEPANLTVFDPDAEWVVSASDMVSRSRNTPYAGMVLHGKVLGTWLRGRPTVRDGSVVEHEAAR